The Silene latifolia isolate original U9 population chromosome X, ASM4854445v1, whole genome shotgun sequence genome contains the following window.
GATTGGAGTAGGTGAGCTGCGGGATGGATTGTATTGGATTCGTGCGTGTTCTGTTTCAGCGGGTATTCATCAAGTAAGTGCCTCGGGCTCTCGTGACCTTTGGTATCGTCGTCTTGGGCATCCCTCTGATCATGTCGTCAAGACTGTCCCTTTTGCTAGCTCTTTGAATTTTAATAAAGATTGGGTTTGTGATGTCTGTCATTTGGCTAAACAACACCGCAATAGTTTTTCCAATAATGAGCAGCGTGCTTTGGACATTTTTGATCTTATACATTGTGACTTATGGGGTCCTTATAGGATACCGTCTTCGTGTGGTGCGAAGTATTTTTTGACGATTGTGGATGATTTTTCCCGTGCTACATGGGTTTATTTATTGCTCGATAAAACAGAAGTTACGGATATGTTCATGAATTTTATTAATATGGTCTCGACACAATTTTCTAAAACTCTTAAAGTGGTGCAAAGTGATAATGGAACTGAATTTAATTGCATGGCTGGCTATTTCTTTGCTCATGGCATTCGTTTTCAAAAGTCTTGTGTTGCCACGCCTCAACAAAATGGGCGGGTTGAGTGAAAACATCGTCACATTTTAAATGTGGCGCGCTCTCTTTTATTTCAGGCCAACTCAGATAAGTTCTTTTGGGGCGAAAGCATTCTTACCGCTGTTTTTCTCATAAATCGCGTCCCGTCTTCGTTGATTGATAATAAAACTCCATATGAATGCTTGTATGGTGTCCGACCGTCCTATGTCAACCTCCGTGTTTTCGGTTGTCTCGCTTTTGCCCATAATCAAAATGCCCGTggaaataaattcgaaaaaagGGGTCGGAAATGTATTTTTGTTGGGTACCCAAGTGACAAAAAGGGGTGGAAATTGTTTGATCTCGACACAAAAACATTCTTTGTTTCCCGCGACGTTGTATTTCATGAGACCGTGTTCCCTTTCGATGATGTCCAAGAGGAACCCGTGACTTCTCTTCCTCCCCATGTTTGCGACGAGCCTTTTAATGGCTCTCTTCCTATTGATTCTCCAGCTACACCGCGGAGGGGGGGGATGCCACTGCTGCCACCACGGGTGAGACAGAGGGTGGAGTTGTGGGCGACACAGGGACAGCCGAGGGTGTTATTGGGGACGTTACAGAGGACGCTCCAAGTACCGCTACTGGTGATGCTACGGGTAATGGTACAGCTACTGATGATGCAATTGGTAGGGGTCATCGCAAAAAATTTCCTAATTCTCGTCTCCAAGGTTATGTGCTTCAAACTACACGCAATCCATCCCCGTCCTCTAGCTCATCGACTTCCTCCGCGTCGTCTTCAGGTACGCCTTATGATCTTGCCAATTATATTAATTGTAATTCTTTTTCGGAGTCGCATCGAAATTTTATTGCAGCCATTACCTCCGGAATTGAACCACCGTCTTTTAAGGAAGCTATACGGGACAATGATTGGTGTGAGGTTATGAAGGCCGAAATTGATGCCCTTGAACGCAATAACACATGGGAGCTCACTGATTTACCTACTGACAAAAAAGCTCTCGGTTGTTGGTGGGTCTATAAAATCAAATACAAATCTGATGGTACTATTGAACGCCTTAAAGCCCGTCTTGTTGTTTTTGGTAATCATCAGGTTGAAGGCCTAGATTACGGAGAGACTTTTGCGCCTGTAGTGAAGATGGTCACAATTAGAGCTTTTTTATCTGTTGCAGCTGTCAAAAATTGGGAATTGCACCAGATGGACGTGCATAACGCATTTCTACATGGGGATCTTGATGAAGAGGTATATATGAGGCTCCCTCCAGGTTTCAGTCGTGGCAAAGAAGGCAAAGTTTGTCGCCTTAAGAAATCACTTTATGGCCTCCGTCAAGCACCCCGGTGTTGGTTCGCTAAATTAACCGCGTCTTTGAAGAATTTCGGGTTTGTTCAATCTTACTCCGActattctttattttatttttcgcgAGGTACGGTGCGGTTATTTGTTCTCATTTATATGGACGATCTCGTTATTGCGGGAAATGATCCGTCTGAAATTTCGAAATTTAAAGCCTACTTGAGTGACTGTTTTCACATGAAGGACCTGGGTAAACTTAAATATTTTCTCGGCCTAGAAGTGTCACGCAGCAAAGAGGGCATTTATCTTAGTCAACGGAAGTATGCTCTTGATATTATTTCTGAGACGGGCCTTCTCGGCTCCAAGCCCGTAGCCACGCCCATTGAGCAGAATCATCGCCTTGGGTTGGCTTCTGGTCCTCCTAGCCCGGATGCTGAGTCTTATAGACGGCTAATTGGTCGCCTTGTTTATCTCGCTGTGACGCGCCCTGATTTATCTTATGCGGTCCATATTTTATCCCATTTCTTAAGCAACCCAGGAAGTGAGCATATGGCAGCCGCTCATCGTGTAGTGCGTTATTTGAAGGGTAGCCCGGGACAAGGAATTTTGCTCCGAGCTGATAGTTCGTTGTCTCTCCGCGGTTGGTGTGATTCTGATTGGGGCGGTTGCCCTACTTCACGACGGTCTATTACCGGTTGGTTTGTGACTCTTGGTGACTCCCCTATATCCTGGAAGACTAAAAAGCAACAGACGGTCTCTCTTTCCGCCGCCGAAGCAGAATATCGTTCAATGGCCCAGTTAGTCTATGAATTGAAGTGGCTTAAATGTCTTTTGTCTAGTCTCGATGTTGCCTTTGCTGCGCCTATCTCCATTTTTTCTAACAGCAAGTCCGCGTTGGATTTGGCCCGCAACCCGGTCTTCCACGAGCGTACAAAGCATATCGAGATTGACTGTCATTTCATTCGAGATGCCATTACCGACGGACTGGTTCTTCCAACTCATGTTTCTACCACTGATCAGCTCGCTGATATTTTTACGAAAGCTTTAGGCGTACCTCAGTTTACCTATCTTCTCCGCAAGCTGGGCATTCTCGATCTTCATGCTCCAGCTTGAGGGGGGGTATTAGGAATATCGTATAGTTTATATTAGGCCCAATACGGATGTCCGACAATGTAAACTATATAAGCCAAGTTAGGCTAAGTGATCAATACAACTTACCATTTCATCTatcttaacaaaaaaaaaaatcaattaacgtacaaattaatttatttgaaatctCTGTAAATAACCGCGATTTTTGTTACTTTAAGAATTACTCCGTATTATTAGCACATAATTCGAAATAAATGGTACATGGACATAAAAAATGAGTCAATAGATACTGGCTAAATATTATGTTCCCTATTTCTTAAGAATATTTTAACTAATTATCCGTTAAGTCTGTAGCACTTTGGTTTTTCACAATGGGAGCTTGCGGTCTAGCGTCTATGTACAATTTTGAATCAAGCAGAACCGAAGAGCATTAAAACTATGTACGGAGTAAGAAGTATACTTCTTCATCATAAGCTTTAATTTTATTATGTTTATAGCTAGGTTTCGAGCTCAAAAGTGATACGGAGTAGTTAAactagtgacttaattagtgagtAGTATTATTGTGTGGTTTATGTATTGAAGTTACTATATCTCAATCAACTTTGACAATTCCACGGATTTTAAGAGAAAGTTTTCAAGTAGTAATACAGTTGTCGTTTTTCATGTATGTGCCACATTGTATATATTTCAGCCATAAGAAttggtgtatatatatatatatatatatccaagTCTTTCCATCATTGTATCTATCCTTCACACTTGATTGTGACATCCTAGCGCCCTTAACATCCTCTTTAATGCCGCTTAAATATAATATCGCACTAGGATATTTTAGGCCCAGCTTATTTAAGCACTATTTATCTCAGCGAATTTCAATTCACTTCAGCTCACTTTAGCTAATCAGTTCAGCTCTATTTAATTATCTCAAAAGACTAGCGAGTTGTTTATTTGTTTTAACTTGGTTACGGAGTCAATTTAATCAAATGATTTTAGATTTGTTAAATTGATGACaatgtttttcttttttcttttttctttttttttttaatttcttatGTATCTACAATGTATAGTCCTCTTTATTATATTGATCGATGGCGTAGATTTATGGAATACCAACTTGCTTTTTAAGTGACATGCTCATCATATTTGACAGAACATATAATTTTTAGACGAGAGCGTTACATAACCAAGCCTACCGATCACTCTCTCAATTACTTCGTAGTCCGTACTAATTAGTTTTACGAGCGAGAAAACATCATATGAGCCTATAGTAAACTCCCCCTCGTTACTCGTGTCTTATCGAGACGACCCGCTTTGATCGTTAATACATATAGTTAACACCCCAGTTGATTAGATTTAGCTCATACGCCATTAAATGCAAGAAGTAGGGTTATGTATACTACTGAACCACGCAAATTCTATTTCAAGTTACAACTTGTGCTTAATGAAGGGCCCTTTACGGGTTGGAGTTAGGGGGTTGGAGCATTAATCTTCGTATAATCCTTCCCTCCTTTtttgtaatatatatatatatatatatagatatcaCACACATGATGACATTAATAAATCCAACTTCATCACTTTTACATTAACAAAACTATTTCATCATGACTTCAACTTCACGGCACATAACTTttgttttcactattattttatGTGCCATTTCTACATTCTTTCATTCCTGCAAATCTCAACAAGAAGGTAAGCAGCGAAATTATTTATAGCCTAATTGACACCTTTGAATTGTATGCGTACTGCTGATTACATTTATTCGCGTATGCATGATATAATTTATGGTGTTTgtttgttttcctttttttttactttatagTGATAGTTTCAAACGATATTATTTATAGCTTAATCAACACCTTCCAATTATATGCCTAGTGCTGCTTACATTTATTCTTGTATGCGCATGatataatttattttattttatttttttactttATAGTGATAGTTTCAAACGATATTATTTATAGTCTAATCGACACCTTTGAATTGTATGCGTATtgcttaatactccctcctattcgaaataactctccctattgaAGGGTGGCACGGGAATTAAGggtgtttgaattaaataagTTAAAGTATTGTGGTAAGGTGAGATAATTGGAGAGGAAAGGTATTGTGGGATATTATTGTGGGgttaggtgattaaaataagtaatgTTATGAAgtgagttgattaaaataagataaagtatggtattgtggggtattgttgtggagtaaggtgattaaaataagtataaaactttactaaaaagGGAAATGGGGAAAGTTATATGAATAGATAAAAAAAGAAAGGGGGCAGAGTTattatgaataggagggagtacatttTTTCAGCAGTAATAGGatattccaatttcccataaaaaaatcaataaattttttccttttttgttttcttatcctatgcctagtggacataggttagaaaaaccgtatTTTCAAACTATATTATTTATAGCCTACTGGACACCTTTGAATTGTATGCCTAGTGCCGATTACATTTATTCGCGCATGCGTGATATAAtttattgtttttctttttatactTTATAGCGATAGTTTCAAACCATATTATTTGTGTTATAGCCTAATTGACACCTTTGAATTGTATGCATAGCATTGATTACATTTATTCGCATATGCATAATTTAAGTTATTGTGTTTTTTTCTTTTACTTAATTATAGTGATTGTTTCAGATAATAATAATTCATGTCAATTATACTATGCAGCTCTAAAGTATAGTTTCAGTAAGCCAGCAACATTAGCACCAGAAGTGTCATACTACGACTACATAATCGTGGGTGGCGGTACAGCCGGATGCGCACTAACCGCAACACTCTCAGAAGGCGCAAAAGTGCTCCTCCTCGAGCGAGGTGGACAACCCTACGGAAGACCAGACGTAGAGGAAATGGGAAAATTCGGATCCAACCTAGCCAACAACTCATGGGCAGCCTCAGCACAACCGTTTGTGTCAGAAGACGGGGTAATCAACGCCAGAGCCCGTGTCCTAGGGGGTGGCTCGGCAGTAAATGCCGGGTTCTACACCCGAGCAAGCCCATCTTACGTAGCACAAGTCGGGTGGGATGGATCCATGGTAAATGAGTCATATAGATGGGTTGAAAAGAAAGTTGCATTTAGACCACCAATGTTGGAATTTCAATCTGCATTTAGAGATGGATTATATGAAGTTGGAGTAAGACCGTATAATGGTTTTACGTATGATCATATGACTGGGACTAAAATTGGTGGAACAATATTTGATAGCAATGGAAAGAGGCATACTGCTGCTGATTTATTGGAGTATGCTGTTACTAATTCAACTACTGTTTATTTGTATGCCACGGTCCATAAGATTTTGTTTATTAGGAAAGGTACGTAAGTTGTTCAACCATCTTATTAATTATCGTTCTTTCCCTTTCCCTACTTATTATCGACTTGGTCCAAACTTAGGACTCGTTTAGCTCTCAGCTTTGGTGAATAGAATCAAATCGACGATTGTATATACAATGTCGAATAGTTACTGAACCAGTTTATCaagtttcaaggtttaacccgatTACCACTAGACTAACACCATTTGATTAATTTGAGAGTTTTTATGACATTATCTCACAAGTGAAGGCCATCTAAATCATCATCAATTCTCATTTAATTTTAAGGCTAATAAAAATCTATTGGGGTCCATAATAGactttttctcttgaaaattttgaTATGTTTTATTAAATATTTTGTCAAGACTCTGGTTATTTCTTGTCCTCCTCCTGACCTCCTCTGCCGTAGCATGATTCTTCCTCCGTCCCCGTTAATAGTTATCGATTTTTAAGAGAGGTATTGGTTAATAGTTATCTATTTTCattttcacaaaatctcattatagaagGCACATATCCATCTATAACTAAAGACaggccaaatacaataccacattcctaataggacaagcaatAAATGGGGTGATGGgggccaaaaatgtcaccactttcaagctatttgacccgtctttagctatatACGGATGTATCCATCTATAGCAAGACTAGATGTTCCATTTTATGGTAACTTTTTATGAGTCACCTTAATACATGCATGTGACGTtatgtgtttgtgtggtccaaatctACCTATCTTGCCTTCCTTAATCTTTGTACTAAAAGAAATAGATATAACTATTAATTGAGACGGGGGTACTATTTAAATAATTAAGAAATTTTCTCGCTTATACCACTCCTACATTTTCTCTCTCACTTGGactctttattttttattttttatttttttgaaaacaaAATGTTTGACTACCAGTCACTTTTGCCTACAATTTCAAAAAACGGTAATTATTTTTTTCCAATTTGAAAGTCTTTATTATCAGATATTCGGTTTTAAAAAAAACATTGTTTTTTGAAGGGCAATATGTTCGGTCAAAGTCTTTTGACGGAATAAACTTTGACGGACTAGAAGACCCTGGTACATGTACCAAAATACTCTCTCTTATTCGATGTTTTTTTTTCCACTTTCCTTTTTGCACATGAAATAA
Protein-coding sequences here:
- the LOC141617305 gene encoding uncharacterized protein LOC141617305, with the translated sequence MAGDDEAPPNPKIDSTSPYYLGSLAVPEAKISNVVLRRENYDDWKNSMRMSLKSRRKFGFIDGSIKKPTDPFYLENWEVVHCTLVQWIRNTIDPSLLDTISYVEDASVLWNDLAAQFSVVDGTVIHNLKTQIKNCVQTKDAVKRQDSERLHQFLMGLDSTLYGHIRSQQLQLNPLPSLTRVYHAVLQEERLRASPTAVDDASDVVAFATPRPPLDSRNQERGERRGLFCHLCDTRGHELHNCYIKSQRFPEWWGDRPRTLADLRRSRANKASRGTSFTSAGRSGTGTAAASDRSLKTTIGVGELRDGLYWIRACSVSAGIHQVSASGSRDLWYRRLGHPSDHVVKTVPFASSLNFNKDWVCDVCHLAKQHRNSFSNNEQRALDIFDLIHCDLWGPYRIPSSCGANYTAEGGDATAATTGETEGGVVGDTGTAEGVIGDVTEDAPSTATGDATGNGTATDDAIGRGHRKKFPNSRLQGYVLQTTRNPSPSSSSSTSSASSSGTPYDLANYINCNSFSESHRNFIAAITSGIEPPSFKEAIRDNDWCEVMKAEIDALERNNTWELTDLPTDKKALGCWWVYKIKYKSDGTIERLKARLVVFGNHQVEGLDYGETFAPVVKMVTIRAFLSVAAVKNWELHQMDVHNAFLHGDLDEEVYMRLPPGFSRGKEGKVCRLKKSLYGLRQAPRCWFAKLTASLKNFGFVQSYSDYSLFYFSRGTVRLFVLIYMDDLVIAGNDPSEISKFKAYLSDCFHMKDLGKLKYFLGLEVSRSKEGIYLSQRKYALDIISETGLLGSKPVATPIEQNHRLGLASGPPSPDAESYRRLIGRLVYLAVTRPDLSYAVHILSHFLSNPGSEHMAAAHRVVRYLKGSPGQGILLRADSSLSLRGWCDSDWGGCPTSRRSITGWFVTLGDSPISWKTKKQQTVSLSAAEAEYRSMAQLVYELKWLKCLLSSLDVAFAAPISIFSNSKSALDLARNPVFHERTKHIEIDCHFIRDAITDGLVLPTHVSTTDQLADIFTKALGVPQFTYLLRKLGILDLHAPA